One window of Camelina sativa cultivar DH55 chromosome 4, Cs, whole genome shotgun sequence genomic DNA carries:
- the LOC104783963 gene encoding putative B3 domain-containing protein At5g35780, translated as MTDAFENLLAAVGIICDAKEHRRLAEKANDDSEEEVEESEKTVFRRETRVSTCLSSLLLDTAESENTENRKRKKRAVPLQSLVRSKIAKVASSPRQERETPEWLLDVMREMRGAQGPIRLIYVKPLTPSDVKPGPSRLLIPFQQLIRNDFLTHAESQAIWNGLGTILVNQRSEQWDLRIKIWVMKKKKDSLKGTLNYCLNHGWNDVVKGNRLKAGDKICLWTFRCRRVLCFALDTE; from the exons ATGACTGATGCTTTCGAAAATTTGCTGGCTGCAGTGGGTATAATATGTGACGCAAAGGAACATCGTCGTCTTGCAGAGAAAGCAAATGATGACTCtgaggaagaagtagaagaaagcGAGAAAACTGTATTCCGGAGAGAAACAAG GGTTTCTACTTGTTTATCATCGCTCCTCCTCGACACGGCTGAGTCGGAGAATACGGAGAACAGAAAGCGCAAGAAGCGTGCCGTGCCACTACAGAGTCTTGTTAGATCCAAGATAGCAAAGGTTGCGTCTTCTCCACGGCAGGAGAGAGAGACGCCAGAGTGGCTTCTCGATGTGATGAGAGAGATGAGGGGAGCCCAAGGACCGATCCGGCTGATCTATGTGAAGCCTCTGACCCCGAGTGACGTCAAGCCAGGACCGAGCCGTCTCTTAATACCTTTCCAGCAGTTAATAAGAAACGACTTCTTGACTCATGCAGAGTCTCAAGCCATATGGAATGGTCTCGGAACGATTCTCGTGAATCAAAGGTCGGAACAGTGGGATTTACGTATTAAGATAtgggtgatgaagaagaagaaagactctCTAAAAGGAACCTTGAACTACTGTTTGAATCATGGCTGGAACGACGTTGTCAAGGGTAACAGATTGAAAGCCGGAGACAAGATTTGTCTTTGGACTTTCAGGTGCCGTAGAGTTCTCTGCTTTGCACTTGATACAGAGTAG